From one Humulus lupulus chromosome 8, drHumLupu1.1, whole genome shotgun sequence genomic stretch:
- the LOC133795398 gene encoding protein FAR1-RELATED SEQUENCE 5-like → MDEVGSLQETSNWENILQSLGIEKLANDIETEDVQGKVLESLEEWEDFYYTYSLWVGFSVRKEDVRKKNGNITMRKWVCSKEGFRKHMEIDKAGGSKQKTSITRTGCQASFQVVMMGDESLWICKEFQPLHNHDKASLDELRFLRSNRSVSETLVSQVRSMNQVGIRTSHIISHLAMQSAGYERMPCQLRDVYNKVAHVKRKEKRCTDSDGALGYLDCLSKRDPNFFIQYQCDVDNRLGNLFWADRYSRRDFVAFGEVIGFDTTYMTNKYNKPLTIILGVNHHFKTCIFGMALLNSEDEQTYFWLLDKFIECHNHVTPKVLVTDGDGAIKNAVLKYFPNATHRLCAWHLCTNALKISKDPRFLQGFQDVMYNYYTIEEFMQKWGELIHNFDLHSSQWCTNTYHSLRSWAETYLRGKFVAGMRTNQRCESMNSSIKKFLHASYSLHEFVTSIDVAMTNLRHVEREDDYNSRHSSPPIPGPKNALKTYHEQCAKLYTRNMYYKVADKIKAEHAYFVNNCEDNGESFSYSLSKFQHDDRVYNVHYHPQEETFTCHCLLFETDGYPCRHIWAVMKYRHMKIVPQSHLLKRWSKNAKADLPLN, encoded by the coding sequence ATGGACGAGGTAGGAAGTTTGCAAGAAACATCAAATTGGGAAAATATACTACAATCTTTGGGGATTGAGAAACTCGCAAATGATATTGAGACGGAGGATGTCCAGGGAAAGGTCTTGGAGTCCCTTGAAGAGTGGGAGGATTTTTATTACACATACTCTTTGTGGGTAGGCTTCAGTGTTCGCAAAGAAGATGTACGGAAAAAAAATGGGAACATCACCATGAGAAAATGGGTATGTTCAAAAGAAGGTTTCCGCAAACACATGGAAATTGATAAGGCTGGTGGGAGCAAACAAAAAACATCTATTACTAGGACTGGTTGCCAAGCTAGTTTTCAAGTCGTAATGATGGGCGATGAGAGTCTGTGGATTTGCAAGGAATTCCAACCTCTGCACAACCATGACAAGGCATCATTAGATGAGTTGCGATTTCTGAGATCAAACCGTTCCGTGTCAGAAACCCTAGTTTCTCAAGTGAGGTCAATGAACCAAGTTgggataagaacttcacacatcaTCTCCCACTTGGCAATGCAGTCTGCTGGGTACGAAAGAATGCCTTGCCAGCTACGAGACGTTTACAACAAGGTCGCCCATgtcaaaagaaaagagaaaagatgTACAGATTCAGATGGTGCTTTGGGATATTTGGATTGTCTGTCAAAGAGGGATCCAAATTTCTTCATTCAATATCAATGTGACGTGGACAACAGATTGGGGAACCTATTCTGGGCGGACAGATATTCTCGACGGGATTTCGTCGCATTCGGTGAGGTTATTGGATTTGACACAACATATATgacaaacaaatataataaaccCCTGACAATTATTTTGGGCGTCAATCATCATTTCAAGACCTGCATATTTGGAATGGCACTGCTTAACTCCGAGGATGAGCAAACTTACTTTTGGTTGCTTGACAAATTTATTGAATGCCACAATCATGTAACACCAAAGGTTTTGGTGACAGATGGAGATGGAGCTATCAAAAATGCTGTCTTGAAGTACTTCCCAAATGCAACTCATCGGTTGTGTGCGTGGCACCTGTGTACCAACGCTTTAAAAATTTCAAAAGACCCCCGATTCTTACAAGGATTTCAAGATGTCATGTACAACTATTACACAATAGAGGAATTCATGCAAAAATGGGGGGAATTAATACACAATTTTGACCTCCATTCTAGCCAATGGTGCACCAACACTTATCACAGTCTTCGTTCATGGGCAGAGACATACCTAAGAGGGAAATTTGTCGCCGGAATGCGGACCAACCAAAGATGTGAGTCCATGAattcaagtattaaaaaattcCTACATGCAAGTTATAGTCTCCATGAATTCGTTACCTCGATTGACGTTGCTATGACAAATTTGAGGCACGTCGAGAGAGAAGATGATTACAATAGTCGACACAGTAGTCCTCCAATACCaggtcccaaaaatgctcttaagaCGTACCATGAGCAGTGTGCCAAATTATACACTAGAAATATGTACTATAAAGTGGCTGATAAAATCAAAGCGGAACATGCGTACTTTGTCAACAATTGTGAAGACAACGGTGAATCATTCTCCTACAGTTTGTCAAAGTTCCAACACGATGATAGAGTGTACAACGTTCATTACCACCCACAAGAGGAGACATTCACCTGTCACTGCTTGCTTTTTGAGACAGATGGCTATCCGTGTAGACATATTTGGGCCGTAATGAAATACCGTCATATGAAGATAGTACCACAGTCTCACCTGCTGAAACGGTGGAGTAAGAATGCAAAAGCAGACCTCCCCCTGAACTAA